The sequence GCCAGTTGCCCCAGCTATCGACGATGTAAAATTCTACGAGCGGGTCAACCGTCCAGCCATAAACACACAAATACGAATTGCCGTTAGGCTGGTAGTTGGCTCCATAGGTGATGGAAATATTTCCGAGTTGCTGATGTGTCTGTGTCTCGTCGAACTTTTTGCCTTTGCGGAACAAGATATTGTTGATATTGCTCCACTCAGCACTGAACGTGCCGCCATCACCGAGAACCATCGTTCCGTTGCCGCTGTCCTTCCAGTATTCATAATCGTAGCCGCCATGCGTGCCAATAGAATTGCTTGTGATCGTCTGCGCATGCGCGCTAGCTGCCGGGAATGCAAGTGCGATACAAAGCAGGGTTGCCAGGAAAAACCTCATTCTTTTCTGTTTCATTAACCTTTCCTCCTTTAGAATAGAAATTGCAAGCCGTTTACCAGGATGCATCGAAGCCCGCAGCAGAGCCCAGGCCTATTCACACCTCCTTTCCATTTTTTTTGAAAGCGATTACATGTTTATTTTATCAAAGCATCCCTGGCGATTTCACCTGAAGAAATTTAAGTTTGCACTGTAAAAAGCTTAGGTCATTGGGGATTCAAAGGGAGAGAGGGCTGCGCGACAGACGTCCACATACCGCTGATGGGGGAAGGGGACAGCGGCACATCCCCCATGCAAGGAGCAATATGCCGCTATGGTTTGGATGCAGGGTCCAGTAAGCCGTATTTTCTTTTCACTCTCTCAATCTTCCCGATTAACGGTTCGGAGAGAAGGAATAGGAACGTAACCGTTGCGATCGTGTGAATCAGATCAAACCAAAACCCGGACAGGTATGTGGCGCCAAGGGCCGCCCATGAGAATTCGGCCGTAAACATGAGCAAGCTCCCCAAGTTGATCAATCCGCCGTAAATAAAAAATGTCGCAAAGCCGCCAAACAGACATAAGGCCAGCTTTGTCTTTTTTAGAACTCCCCTTTGCGCCAGAAAACCCGATACATATCCGATCAGGCCGAAGCCAAACATCTGCCATGGCGTCCAGGGGCCTTGCCCGAAGAAAAAATTGGACACAAAGCCGATAATCGTCCCTACGAGAAATCCCGCTTCTGCTCCTAGACAAACACCGGACAGGATGACGACAGCAACCACAGGCTTAAACTGCGGCAGCATAAAAAAGGCTGCCCTTCCCGCCACCCCGATTGCCGCAAGTACAGCAATAAGGACAAGTTCTCTGGCTTGAGGCTTTCGATGTTCAAAAATCAGGGCAAACGGAATCAGCGCGTAGGCGATGATTAACAGACTGATGAAGTAGTACTTCCTATCGTTCAGCACCGTCATGCCGAACCAGATCGTCGCCGGTATCAGAAGGAACAAAATTGCTGCGGAAGCCAACGTTCTCCGATTCATGCCCATCCGATTTAAGCGTTCCGCCGACATAACGCTACCACATCCTCTACAGTAACCGCATCTGGGCATATATGCCGGGCGATCCGATTCGCAGAGGTCGTATAAAAGCTGTTGCCCGAAAAGAACGTTCTTGTTGGATTCACCGTCACAATACTTCCATCGAAAAACAAGGCGCACACATCCGCATATCTCGCACAGAACTCGATGTCGTGGGAAACCATGATCAGCGTCACACCTTTCTTCTGCAGTCTTTTTACGATATCGGCAAACCTGGCTTTGAAGAAGGCGTCCAGCCCTTTGGTCGGTTCGTCCAGCAGCATGATCTTCGGCTCCAACAGCAATATTTTGGCCAGCGCTGCCCGCTGCTGCTCCCCGCCGCTCAAATCATAAGGATGCATGGAGAGCATGTGCTCCAGCTCGGTTAGCCTTACGGCCTCGTCGATTTTCTCCTTTTTTTCTTCTTCGCTCAGCTTCCTGTCCGACAACATCTCATTCAATTCCAGCTCCAACGTTTTTTCAACGAACATATGCTTGGGATTTTGCGGAAGCGCCGCTATCGTATCGGAGCTCCGGGCTTTTTTCGTTGCCCTTGCGATGTCCTTGCCATTTACGAATATCTTTCCCCTGTATGGGACATGAATCCCGCTAATCAGCGACAGTGCCGTTGTTTTTCCCGTGCCGTTCCCCCCTACGATGCAGTAAAACTCCCCTTCTCTTACTTCCAGCGACAAGTCCTTGATGATATCAACGGATCGCTTCTCATAGCGAAACCATACATCTTCAAGCTTGACGATGATGTTCCCGTTCGGGGGGACGTTCTGTGTCACTGCCGGCACTCGTCTGCCCTCTTTACCCGCCACCTGCCGATCCAGCCAATCCCTGGCTTCGCTAATGGTAACCGGCAGCGCGCTGGTGCTCTCTGCGCCTGTTCCGATTTGCATGGCAGCGGGCATGGCAGCGAACATAGGATGACCCAATTGGTGCAGCTTCTCCCCAACGGCTCTTGGCGGGCCGCTGGCAATCATTCGGCCGTTGTCCATGACGACGAGACAATCAGAAATCGGAACGACTTCCTCCAAGCGATGCTCCGTCATCACGATCGTCATGCCGAGTTCCCGGTTGATCTTCCTCAACATATCCAGAAATTCGTTGGCCGCTATAGGATCCAATTGAGAGGTAGGCTCATCCAGAATCAATACCGATGGCTGCATCGCCATAATCGACGCCAAATTCAGAATTTGCTTCTGTCCGCCTGAAAGCTCTGATGTTTTTTTGTAAAACCACGATTGAATGCCGAAAAAGCTTGCCATTTCCGCCACCCGCAGCCGGATCGTGCTCTGGTCGAGGCCGAGACTTTCCAGGCCGAAAGCGAGTTCATGCCAAACCTTGTCCGTAACCAGTTGATTGTCCGGACTTTGAAAGACAAACCCGATTTCAGAAGCCTGCCTGCGGTGATCGATCTGATCCAACCGCTCCCGGAAGAAATAAATGTCCCCTTCCCGCTGTCCAAAAGGCGTGTGCACGGTCTTCAAGTGCCTGAGCAGCGTGCTCTTCCCCGAGCCGGATCGGCCGCATATCGTGACGAAATCCCCGCGTCGAATAGCGAAGCTGACAGCATGCAGCGCCTTCCTGTTCATTTCGGGGTAACTGAAGCTTACATTCTCGATTCGATACGCTTCCATTTCATTGCCTCCCGGATGTTCAATAGTACTGGGGTCATGCAAAGAGTCAAGTAGGCAGCATAGACGACAACACTAACAACCGTGACTTCTGCATGCTTAATCGACGGGAAAAATCTTATCGTGTTCTCGCCCCTTACAGCGCCGACCATCACGACAAGACTCATCGCGATCAGGACAGTCAGTACCGCTTTGTCCCTCTTGTCAAAACGATAAAGAGAGTAGCTGGTTCTTCCAGGCAATCCGTATCCTCTTGATTTCATAGAATCGGCCGTTTCAACCGCATTTTCCAATGCCCATGTCGTCATAATCGATAAAATCTTCAGGCCATTCCTTGCTCGTCTCGCGATATGGCCCTGACTTGCGTCTCTCCCTATAGACTTTTGGACGTTGGCGATTGCCTTGATTTGCTCGATATACCTCGGAACAAAGCGAAGAACCATAGACAAAATCAGGGATAATGCCGGCATCGCCCTGCCGAATAAATAAATGAACTTGTCTGACGTCATCACAGCGTTATAGCAGGAGAACCAGAGAATGACCGTTACAAACATGACTGCAGCCGCAGCGCCATACAGGATGGACTCCAGCGTGACGGGATTCCCGGACTGCAGATAAAACAATATGGTCACGCCTTGATGGTTGAACGCAGGGTTCAAAACAGCCATAAACAGCAGCAGCGGCAGCAAATAAAAGACGTTGAATTTGAACCCTCTCTTGCCTTTGATCATCGTGGAATACGCAAAAGCGCTCAGAAGAGCGATGCCCTGGAAGACAGGGTGCATGAAGAACATGCCGAACAGGATAACCGCCGCGAAAAAATACATCGTTACGATCGGATGAAGACGGGCAAAGCTGTCGGGCATCAGGACTCACCATCCCGGGAACCTGGCCATTCGTTGCCTATATCTCTTCCCAAATCACAGGTATAGATCCACTCAATCACATCGCCGTCCTGCAGCTGATAGCGGCTTGCTCCATAGTTCGGGAACCAATCATTTACTTTGTACATCCAGCCGCTCAATTCGCCGCAGTCGAATTCGTATATGTTCTGGATCCCTTCAATATAGTGGCTGTTGTAAACTGGCGTCATCGTGAATTCCATATGAATCTTGTTTTCTTTCATTTCTCTTTGCAACACATCGAATACGGATTCGCCCTCATAGAAGGTCACGGTCCGGGCCTCATAGATGACACCGTCTTCCGGCAGCACTTCGAGCTTGTCCTCATTGAACAAATGCAGATTATTCAAGATCGTTTTACACGTCACGGACAGTGTAGCCGTTAATGTCTTCTCCTCATTAATCTCGGCTTCTTGCCACTCGACTGGTTTGGGCCTGCCTTCGGGAACGGGATCGGTAAGGTATTTGTCCTTGCCGCCGTGGGTGTCCTGGTCTGCTGGATCAGCCTTCTCGCGCTCTCCCTGTTGGTCGTCCTTCTCCGCCATCGCTGCCGTCGATTGCACAGGTTCAGAAGCATGGACCTCATCAGCCTGCCTGCCCGCTTCATGGACAGCCGCATCTTCCGGCGCAATCTGCTCGCTTGACGTGCTGTCCCCTTGCTTGGCTCCCTCGATTTCCTCGACTTCCTGTTCAGGCTCGCTGCCGCGAGGGGACAAATCCAGCGGCTGCTCCTGATGTCCAGCCGTTTCGTCCTGTGGCGCGACGCCCGATTCAAGCACGGAATTTTCGGATTCCAGCGGTACGACATCGTCAGTCCCGCTTAGAAAAAAAGAAATGGTCAGAACGCTCAGAAGTATACACCCATACAGGATTTTCTTGTATTTCACGCTGTTCATCACCGCCATCATTTGAAAGAAGGGTGAAGCCCTTCACCCTTCTCCAGCATGTATTTTATTCCACGTCCGTCATCTCATAGAGACGATTCTCACCCTGAACGAATCGGTTATAAGCTACAAGCGCATACATGGCTTGATCCGTAGCCATCGGATCGACTACGCCCGGCTCTGCGCCGCCATTCCCTATTTCGCCCGGCTTAACATGATAGAACCCTCCGCTGTCTACAGCGAAACTCATCAGAGCATCGATTGCCGAGCGGCCATTTTTCACAAATCTTGCATCCGTATGAGGATCAATGTTCAGCCCCGTAAGGGCCACAATCACTTGCGCCGTGCTCTCCGAATTGACGGAACCCCAGCTTGCATATGCCCCGTCGCCATGCTGCGTCTTCGACAACCACTGGAGTCCGCGGTCTACAGCTGCTTTCACGTCTTGGTTCGTTGGATAATATGGCGTCAGTGCCTGAATGGCCATCGCCGTTATATCCGCATCCGCTTCCTCCGGATTTTGTCCTAACGCCCAGCCGCCGCCAGTTATTTCCCTTGCCAATATAAACGCAATCAGACGCTCTCTCGTTGTTTGTACCGCTACGCCTTCGACCTCAGGGATTTCATAATTCCGGCTGTCCAATGCAAGCAGAGCAAAGATAGGGCCGTT is a genomic window of Xylanibacillus composti containing:
- a CDS encoding energy-coupling factor transporter transmembrane component T; amino-acid sequence: MPDSFARLHPIVTMYFFAAVILFGMFFMHPVFQGIALLSAFAYSTMIKGKRGFKFNVFYLLPLLLFMAVLNPAFNHQGVTILFYLQSGNPVTLESILYGAAAAVMFVTVILWFSCYNAVMTSDKFIYLFGRAMPALSLILSMVLRFVPRYIEQIKAIANVQKSIGRDASQGHIARRARNGLKILSIMTTWALENAVETADSMKSRGYGLPGRTSYSLYRFDKRDKAVLTVLIAMSLVVMVGAVRGENTIRFFPSIKHAEVTVVSVVVYAAYLTLCMTPVLLNIREAMKWKRIESRM
- a CDS encoding ECF transporter S component, with product MSAERLNRMGMNRRTLASAAILFLLIPATIWFGMTVLNDRKYYFISLLIIAYALIPFALIFEHRKPQARELVLIAVLAAIGVAGRAAFFMLPQFKPVVAVVILSGVCLGAEAGFLVGTIIGFVSNFFFGQGPWTPWQMFGFGLIGYVSGFLAQRGVLKKTKLALCLFGGFATFFIYGGLINLGSLLMFTAEFSWAALGATYLSGFWFDLIHTIATVTFLFLLSEPLIGKIERVKRKYGLLDPASKP
- a CDS encoding DUF4430 domain-containing protein, producing the protein MKYKKILYGCILLSVLTISFFLSGTDDVVPLESENSVLESGVAPQDETAGHQEQPLDLSPRGSEPEQEVEEIEGAKQGDSTSSEQIAPEDAAVHEAGRQADEVHASEPVQSTAAMAEKDDQQGEREKADPADQDTHGGKDKYLTDPVPEGRPKPVEWQEAEINEEKTLTATLSVTCKTILNNLHLFNEDKLEVLPEDGVIYEARTVTFYEGESVFDVLQREMKENKIHMEFTMTPVYNSHYIEGIQNIYEFDCGELSGWMYKVNDWFPNYGASRYQLQDGDVIEWIYTCDLGRDIGNEWPGSRDGES
- a CDS encoding ABC transporter ATP-binding protein is translated as MEAYRIENVSFSYPEMNRKALHAVSFAIRRGDFVTICGRSGSGKSTLLRHLKTVHTPFGQREGDIYFFRERLDQIDHRRQASEIGFVFQSPDNQLVTDKVWHELAFGLESLGLDQSTIRLRVAEMASFFGIQSWFYKKTSELSGGQKQILNLASIMAMQPSVLILDEPTSQLDPIAANEFLDMLRKINRELGMTIVMTEHRLEEVVPISDCLVVMDNGRMIASGPPRAVGEKLHQLGHPMFAAMPAAMQIGTGAESTSALPVTISEARDWLDRQVAGKEGRRVPAVTQNVPPNGNIIVKLEDVWFRYEKRSVDIIKDLSLEVREGEFYCIVGGNGTGKTTALSLISGIHVPYRGKIFVNGKDIARATKKARSSDTIAALPQNPKHMFVEKTLELELNEMLSDRKLSEEEKKEKIDEAVRLTELEHMLSMHPYDLSGGEQQRAALAKILLLEPKIMLLDEPTKGLDAFFKARFADIVKRLQKKGVTLIMVSHDIEFCARYADVCALFFDGSIVTVNPTRTFFSGNSFYTTSANRIARHICPDAVTVEDVVALCRRNA